A section of the Humulus lupulus chromosome 2, drHumLupu1.1, whole genome shotgun sequence genome encodes:
- the LOC133815329 gene encoding uncharacterized protein LOC133815329 gives MTMGLIMVKFNDEATRDHVLENGVLQFDRKPVIIRPWTVDLSAIRLIRSVPLWIHLHDLGLQYWGSKCISALFARVLVEMEITDNPPRSIQFINEYGQIMEQGIEYEWLPTKCKSCSGFGHSMVDCRKEHKTHWVKKEDVAKPEVTDEKTKISEGPSNEKPEGLSGAADVEDNSVQQSKEVHVLRLDKFVQLMEPSKGEQWITPKRVATQARQGLIIGGSTLPVVQVQKQINQFVVLQEQKKGAKKVMLELVFPMDNCNLLSWNLRGLNKTNKHIVVLDSFSRNKIGVGGLLETKMRGNKIVEFMENKLPNWEFYSSPTIESRLLIIWRKVFVRLTILEESPQFVHCMVNLAGQRGTFYVIFVYRYNLLESRRSLWQGLNKISLSVRAWIVLGDFNAPFSGLDRSGGKPVSGLELADPLSWLADTKVEALKSISSYFTWTNNQEGSARIYSKIDHVFMNEEWLDLFPHSLAVFSWEVVSDHCSCVVTNIQMEKLGVKFLRFYNFRTGHSYFKEVVMNSWRAPLKATGLRAIYLKLMRLKHRLKKFNRDTIGDIGLNYHLAKEAYQEAQLKAQYYPHDHRLQEVVKEKAAEFTLQEHIADNRISTYITEQGTLIDAFREVVTHFVDHFKSYLGSPSSATGRIDLHCMEMESKLSVEQRLLLLKPFSSKEIKDAFFGIPSTKSPGPDGFGSGFFKELWQEIGKDVCSAIVQGFAIGQFPSKLHETTLSLSNQGAFVRGRSIAHNIMIFQDLIKNYDRAVTSPRCAIKIDLSKAYDIVDWQFLEGLLRAFCFPMKFVCWIMTCVRNTSYSLLLNGRVQGSFKGKKGLRQGDPMSPLLFVLIMEYLTRSLQLAARASTFRYHPMCNSLKLLNLCFADDLILFCKGSLSAVRIFKEALGKFSEATGLSINTNKSHIYFGGVNIAERMDIVQEIQLPEGSFPLRNYWMSVFILPQSIVKEVEKFCRMFLWGASGNRSKLHLASWHQVCLPKAYGGLGFRDGANWNRAVLAKYTWAVSEKQDLLWVKWIKEIYLKGNNFWNYALKPDSSWYWRKLCHLRSKFSKREVLAAGYSGKFKPSKLYNSTLNQQLVEYKQAVWCKTILPKHRFLLWQVVNAHLLIRDNLSRFNLQLNSFSCPVCEDHLESHTHLFFECCLSKMTINFIFAWLGFQAWSSNYNEWMVWLNSGRSGIMESILNMVLAAVIYSL, from the exons ATGACGATGGGGCTAATTATGGTCAAATTTAATGATGAAGCAACAAGAGATCATGTATTAGAGAATGGTGTGCTTCAATTCGACAGGAAACCTGTTATCATTAGGCCATGGACAGTGGATCTCAGTGCAATCCGGCTCATTCGTTCAGTTCCATTATGGATTCATCTACATGACCTTGGACTCCAGTATTGGGGCAGCAAGTGTATTAGTGCACTG tttgctagggttcttgtggaGATGGAGATAACAGATAATCCTCCTAGAAGTATTCAGTTTATCAATGAGTATGGTCAGATTATGGAACAGGGAATAGAATATGAATGGTTGCCTACTAAATGTAAGAGTTGTTCTGGTTTTGGGCATTCTATGGTGGACTGTCGTAAGGAGCATAAAACTCATTGGGTGAAAAAAGAAGATGTAGCTAAACCTGAAGTAACAGATGAGAAGACCAAAATTTCTGAGGGGCCTAGTAATGAAAAACCTGAAGGTTTATCTGGAGCTGCTGATGTAGAGGATAACTCGGTTCAGCAGTCTAAGGAGGTTCATGTTTTGAGGTTAGATAAGTTTGTTCAGTTGATGGAACCAAGCAAGGGTGAGCAATGGATAACCCCAAAACGTGTGGCTACACAAGCAAGGCAAGGTCTAATAATAGGTGGTAGTACTCTACCGGTTGTTCAGGTTCAAAAACAGATTAATCAGTTTGTTGTTCTTCAGGAGCAGAAGAAGGGGGCAAAGAAGGTAATGTTGGAGTTAGTTTTTCCAATGGATAATTGTAATCTTTTGAGCTGGAACTTAAGAGGACTGAATAAAACTAATAAACATATTGTAGTCTTAGATAGTTTTAGTAGGAATAAGATTGGTGTTGGTGGATTGTTAGAAACCAAAATGAGAGGAAATAAAATTGTTGAGTTTATGGAGAATAAACTTCCTAATTGGGAGTTTTACTCCAGTCCGACTATTGAGAGTAGGCTCTTAATAATATGGAGGAAAGTCTTTGTGAGATTAACTATTTTGGAGGAATCACCACAGTTTGTTCACTGTATGGTCAATTTGGCTGGCCAGAGGGGTACTTTTTATGTAATATTTGTTTACAGGTACAATTTATTGGAGAGTAGGAGAAGTTTATGGCAAGGGCTTAACAAAATTTCTCTTTCGGTGAGAGCTTGGATTGTGCTGGGGGACTTCAATGCCCCTTTCTCTGGTTTAGATAGATCAGGTGGCAAACCAGTTTCTGGTCTAGAGTTGGCTGATCCTTTGAGTTGGCTAGCTGATACCAAAGTAGAGGCCCTTAAAAGCATAAGTTCTTATTTTACTTGGACAAACAACCAAGAAGGTTCAGCTAGGATTTACTCTAAGATTGATCATGTATTCATGAATGAGGAATGGCTTGATCTCTTTCCTCATTCTTTGGCTGTTTTCAGTTGGGAGGTAGTCTCGGATCACTGCTCCTGTGTTGTCACTAATATACAAATGGAGAAATTGGGAGTAAAGTTTTTAAGATTTTATAATTTTCGGACTGGCCACTCATATTTTAAGGAAGTTGTTATGAACAGCTGGAGGGCCCCTTTAAAGGCTACTGGTCTGAGAGCTATTTACTTAAAGCTTATGAGGTTGAAGCACAGACTTAAGAAATTCAACAGAGATACTATTGGAGATATAGGTCTGAACTACCATTTGGCTAAGGAGGCATATCAGGAAGCTCAACTTAAAGCTCAATATTATCCCCATGATCACAGATTGCAAGAGGTTGTTAAGGAGAAAGCTGCTGAGTTCACTTTACAAGAGCACAT aGCAGATAACAGAATTTCCACTTATATTACTGAACAAGGAACTCTGATTGATGCTTTTAGGGAGGTAGTAACTCACTTTGTTGACCATTTTAAGAGCTATTTAGGCAGCCCAAGTTCAGCCACTGGTAGAATAGACCTGCATTGTATGGAAATGGAGTCCAAGCTCTCCGTAGAACAACGACTCCTTCTCTTAAAACCCTTTTCCAGCAAGGAAATCAAAGATGCATTTTTTGGTATCCCTAGCACTAAGTCCCCAGGACCTGATGGTTTCGGGTCTGGCTTTTTCAAAGAGCTTTGGCAGGAGATTGGGAAAGATGTTTGTTCAGCAATAGTTCAAGGTTTTGCAATAGGTCAGTTTCCATCCAAGCTTCATGAGACCACTCTTTCCTTG TCTAACCAAGGAGCGTTTGTTAGGGGTAGGTCGATTGCTCATAACATAATGATATTTCAGGACCTCATCAAGAATTATGATAGGGCAGTTACTTCTCCTAGATGTGCTATTAAAATAGATCTTAGCAAAGCTTACGACATAGTTGACTGGCAGTTTCTTGAAGGTCTTTTGAGGGCTTTTTGCTTCCCTATGAAATTTGTTTGTTGGATAATGACATGTGTGAGGAACACCTCTTACTCTTTACTTCTAAATGGTAGAGTACAAGGTAGCTTTAAGGGTAAAAAAGGGCTGCGTCAAGGTGATCCTATGTCTCCCCTTCTTTTTGTGCTCATCATGGAATATTTGACCAGAAGTCTTCAACTGGCTGCTCGAGCTTCCACATTTAGATATCACCCTATGTGTAATAGCCTTAAGCTTCTTAATTTGTGTTTTGCTGATGACTTAATTCTGTTTTGTAAGGGATCCCTCTCGGCAGTGAGAATTTTTAAGGAGGCTCTAGGGAAGTTCAGTGAGGCTACTGGTTTATCTATTAATACTAATAAGTCTCACATTTACTTTGGTGGAGTTAATATAGCTGAGAGAATGGATATTGTACAGGAAATTCAGTTGCCTGAGGGGTCCTTTCCTCTTAG AAATTATTGGATGAGTGTGTTTATTTTGCCTCAGAGTATTGTCAAGGAGGTTGAGAAATTCTGCAGAATGTTTCTGTGGGGAGCTTCAGGAAATCGCAGCAAACTTCATCTGGCTTCTTGGCATCAGGTGTGCCTCCCTAAAGCTTATGGAGGGCTCGGGTTCAGGGATGGGGCTAATTGGAATAGAGCTGTTTTAGCTAAGTACACATGGGCTGTTTCGGAAAAACAGGACCTCCTCTGGGTCAAATGGATCAAGGAAATTTATTTGAAGGGAAATAATTTTTGGAATTATGCTCTGAAACCAGAcagtagctggtattggaggaaattaTGTCACTTAAGGAGTAAATTCAGCAAGAGAGAGGTCCTTGCTGCTGGGTATTCAGGGAAGTTTAAGCCATCAAAATTATATAATAGTACTCTCAATCAGCAGCTCGTGGAGTACAAGCAGGCGGTCTGGTGTAAGACGATTCTCCCTAAGCACAGGTTTCTTCTTTGGCAGGTGGTCAATGCTCACCTCCTCATTAGAGACAACTTATCTAGATTCAATTTACAGTTGAACAGCTTCTCTTGTCCAGTGTGTGAAGATCATCTTGAAAGTCACACTCATCTCTTTTTTGAGTGCTGTCTTTCTAAGATGACAATTAACTTCATTTTTGCATGGCTTGGGTTTCAAGCGTGGTCTAGTAACTATAATGAATGGATGGTTTGGCTCAACAGTGGGCGGAGTGGTATCATGGAGTCTATTCTGAACATGGTGTTAGCAGCAGTGATCTATAGTCTCTAG